Proteins from one Planctomyces sp. SH-PL62 genomic window:
- a CDS encoding exosortase/archaeosortase family protein has protein sequence MISILGLAAVLFWSLWPVLQGLWDRWSRDPRYAHGQLVPVFALALLWVRRDRVVDEVRRPSSWGLALIIAGAVVQAAGGYFRQEAVEAFSLFPYLSGIAVLWGGRRALSWAWLSIAFLAFMIPLPWRLENALGPPLQASATWASVFGLECLGFPVTSEGNIIQLAGGRIGVAEACSGLSMLMTFIALSTAVALVVERPLLDRATLVLSSIPVAWIANVARITLTGVLYETLGSRAADAFYHDLAGWLMIPFALILYGIEIRILSGLLIEEREAAPAAGIVRCDEGTGPRATAATA, from the coding sequence TTGATCTCGATCCTTGGGTTGGCGGCGGTCCTCTTTTGGAGCCTTTGGCCGGTCCTCCAGGGGCTTTGGGACCGCTGGTCGCGCGATCCTCGCTACGCCCACGGCCAGTTGGTCCCCGTGTTCGCCCTGGCCTTGCTGTGGGTCCGCCGCGATCGGGTCGTCGACGAGGTCAGGCGGCCGAGCTCCTGGGGGCTGGCGCTGATCATCGCGGGGGCCGTCGTGCAGGCGGCGGGGGGGTATTTCAGGCAGGAAGCCGTCGAGGCGTTCTCGCTGTTCCCTTACCTGTCCGGGATCGCGGTGCTCTGGGGGGGGCGTCGGGCGTTGAGCTGGGCCTGGCTGTCGATCGCATTCCTGGCGTTCATGATCCCGCTGCCGTGGCGTCTGGAGAACGCGCTGGGGCCGCCGCTGCAGGCCTCGGCCACCTGGGCCAGCGTCTTCGGCCTGGAGTGCCTGGGCTTTCCGGTGACGTCCGAAGGGAACATCATCCAGCTCGCCGGAGGGCGGATCGGCGTGGCCGAGGCTTGCAGCGGGCTGAGCATGTTGATGACGTTCATCGCCCTGTCGACGGCCGTGGCCCTGGTGGTCGAGCGACCCTTGCTGGACCGCGCGACGTTGGTCCTCAGCTCGATCCCGGTGGCCTGGATCGCCAACGTCGCGAGGATCACCTTGACGGGGGTGCTCTACGAGACGCTGGGGAGTCGGGCGGCGGACGCGTTCTATCACGACCTGGCCGGCTGGCTGATGATCCCGTTCGCCCTGATCCTGTACGGGATCGAAATCCGGATCCTCTCCGGTCTGCTGATCGAGGAAAGGGAGGCCGCCCCGGCCGCGGGGATCGTCCGTTGCGACGAAGGGACCGGTCCGCGGGCGACGGCGGCGACGGCGTAA
- a CDS encoding exosortase-associated EpsI family protein, which yields MKDATRIIAAALVMIGAGMVHGGWTGRWKPSNAVAERAERIHALPVRIGDWTAEERPLSDAERVLAGAVGCLSRQYRNGATGEVVTMLLICGLPGDVAVHTPEVCYAGGGYEVSRPAPATIPGSEPTEPAAFFTATAARGGTPPSRLRILWSWNDGEGWRAPNEPRWTFAAAPVLSKLYVVREASDPEPADGRDFSLEFLDVLLPVLDRDVFSPPASAPAAQAADRPAETHVAA from the coding sequence GTGAAGGACGCGACTCGCATCATCGCCGCCGCCCTCGTCATGATCGGCGCCGGCATGGTCCACGGCGGCTGGACGGGCCGCTGGAAACCCTCGAACGCCGTCGCGGAACGGGCGGAGCGGATTCACGCGCTCCCCGTCCGGATCGGCGACTGGACGGCGGAGGAACGGCCCCTTTCCGACGCGGAGCGAGTCCTCGCCGGAGCGGTCGGGTGCCTGTCGCGGCAGTATCGGAACGGAGCGACCGGCGAGGTCGTCACGATGCTCCTGATCTGCGGACTCCCCGGGGACGTGGCCGTGCACACCCCCGAGGTCTGCTACGCCGGCGGGGGCTATGAAGTGAGTCGCCCCGCGCCGGCCACCATCCCTGGGAGCGAGCCGACCGAGCCGGCCGCGTTCTTCACCGCGACCGCCGCCCGGGGAGGAACCCCCCCGTCGCGGCTGCGAATCCTGTGGAGCTGGAACGACGGCGAGGGCTGGCGGGCGCCGAACGAGCCGCGCTGGACGTTCGCGGCCGCGCCGGTCCTCTCCAAGCTCTACGTGGTCCGAGAGGCGTCGGACCCGGAGCCTGCCGATGGGCGGGATTTCTCGCTTGAGTTCCTCGACGTGCTGCTCCCCGTCCTCGACCGCGACGTCTTCTCTCCGCCGGCGTCGGCCCCCGCCGCCCAGGCGGCGGACCGCCCGGCCGAGACGCACGTCGCCGCCTGA
- a CDS encoding tetratricopeptide repeat protein — translation MRRINYTYLVLLIVLGAVTVGGVWGLHRWNKRRQAPLLLARAEALEAGGDLKKAAESYQIYLTLTPGDREAWIRYARMADRATPPGPDRGSVASIYEQAVRVLGEDEAVERRSLELALEVGRIDVAKRRLESLVKRLEGDASRGPEVAELEERLGRCFQDEGKLAEAERCYRRSIERAPGRVAVRERLAGMLRLDPEKAKAADDEIEAMVAAAERPAEALAARWRHRRDFGLEADPEDARKALELAPDDPGVRFVAARAALDANDGDAARGHLAEGVRLAPTDRSFPLLWARLESAAGRPQQAEPLLREALKAIPNDIEIQVVLAESLILQGKLDGEDGAEGLVDRLASVGLSQGHVRFLRAQALHRRGRWREAVEALDAARAALAKDPIACDRIDLMLAECHARLGADQESLVALRRAAASGAGGMGPRLTLAAALERAGKIDEALQVHRGLQADRPESLLDEVRLRIFLESVKPSSERSWETVEARLKAAEAATPDHPEAITLLRADLLTAWGRGDEAWKLLDAEARRGPDRLPYRLAMAGLALRGEGPAPGPASALAILDRAEQDLGGGAEVRRARIDAATALPREEARGVLDDCARELAASTEADRTGLLDRLASAYHRIGEFDKADELLKELGKTLPGDLGVLRKRADAALAKGDQARCREVVALIKEVEGEPGAIWRYVEASSILLRLADEPAETRATLLTAADALARDVSDRRKTWWGGPLLRGRLAELDGRLDDAAGDYAKAVELGAPQSQLASRTVLLLAELGRFQESDRVAQILARRDSSFEGVRLAAAWNALRTGDFTRAVVLTREVVSEQSVQVLDLLFLARVLDASGRQGEAEKPLARALELAPSEGMIWLAWVRHLVDSGRGAEVPSLLARAAKVIDPKSAPLALAIAQSVAGDDAEAASLFRKALEANPDHVGTIRSAAEFHVKVFDLDAARPLVDRLLDPRTAAGPETVAWARRASALFAIAPGDPRRIDEALALIDLNLKANPLAVEDQRARAVLLTMHPDRRDEGVRELDALHEKHRLSREDRFLLAKLHDRRGDRDRWRSLMAELMAEPGPEDGHIAAFARRSIELGDPAAAATVLAKARPRTPADELTLLEARCLLLRAEKREDEIPALVEAQVRNRPDQAGALAFLLESIGRVPDAERAFRAFAARAPEDSARRLVLARFLAQHDRIDEAVTLCEGAVAAGPHVLAPAVMNVLGASKAPTPEQRARLAALVEQAAAASPDDPEVLLQFASLRSSQGRRDEAEKIYGRILATFPDDAGALNDLAWLLGSQARDLDEALRLVDRALTVVGPDASLLDTRAMIRLGRKEPAAAVQDLDQAIALVPRMTGLHIRRAEALLMSEQPDEARQALEEVERLGVAIDSLPPPEREEYEKLARRLK, via the coding sequence ATGAGACGAATTAACTACACCTATTTGGTCCTGCTCATCGTCCTCGGGGCCGTGACCGTCGGCGGGGTCTGGGGGCTCCACCGCTGGAACAAGCGCCGGCAGGCTCCCCTGCTCCTGGCACGCGCCGAGGCCCTGGAGGCCGGAGGCGACCTCAAAAAGGCGGCCGAGTCGTACCAGATTTATTTGACCCTGACCCCCGGCGACCGCGAGGCCTGGATCCGCTACGCGCGGATGGCGGACCGGGCGACGCCCCCGGGGCCCGATCGGGGATCGGTCGCCTCGATCTATGAGCAGGCCGTCCGGGTCCTCGGCGAAGACGAGGCCGTCGAGCGACGGTCGTTGGAGCTGGCCCTGGAGGTGGGGCGGATCGACGTCGCGAAGCGTCGGCTCGAATCGCTCGTCAAGCGCCTGGAGGGCGACGCGAGCCGTGGTCCCGAGGTCGCCGAGTTGGAGGAGCGGTTGGGGCGTTGCTTCCAGGACGAAGGGAAGCTCGCGGAGGCCGAGCGCTGCTATCGTCGGTCGATCGAGCGGGCTCCGGGTCGGGTCGCGGTTCGGGAACGGCTCGCCGGCATGCTGCGGCTGGACCCCGAGAAGGCGAAGGCGGCCGATGACGAGATCGAGGCGATGGTCGCCGCCGCCGAGCGCCCGGCCGAGGCCCTGGCGGCGCGGTGGCGCCACCGTCGCGACTTCGGCCTCGAGGCCGACCCGGAAGACGCCCGGAAGGCGCTGGAGCTGGCGCCCGACGATCCCGGCGTGCGATTCGTGGCGGCCCGCGCGGCGCTCGACGCGAACGACGGCGACGCCGCTCGCGGGCACCTCGCGGAGGGCGTCCGGCTCGCGCCGACCGATCGGTCGTTCCCGCTGCTGTGGGCCCGTCTGGAATCGGCCGCGGGCCGGCCGCAACAGGCCGAGCCCCTGTTGCGGGAGGCGCTGAAGGCGATCCCGAACGACATCGAGATCCAGGTCGTGCTGGCCGAGAGCCTGATCCTTCAAGGCAAACTCGACGGGGAGGACGGGGCGGAAGGGCTGGTGGATCGGCTCGCCTCGGTCGGATTGTCGCAGGGCCACGTCCGATTCCTTCGGGCCCAGGCCTTGCACCGACGCGGGCGCTGGCGCGAAGCCGTGGAGGCGCTCGACGCCGCCCGGGCGGCGCTGGCGAAGGACCCGATCGCCTGCGATCGCATCGACCTGATGCTGGCCGAATGCCACGCGCGGCTCGGGGCCGATCAGGAGAGCTTGGTCGCGCTGAGGCGGGCCGCCGCGAGCGGCGCGGGAGGGATGGGCCCTCGCCTGACGTTGGCCGCCGCGCTGGAGCGCGCGGGGAAGATCGACGAGGCGCTCCAGGTCCACCGGGGACTTCAGGCCGACCGTCCCGAATCCCTGCTCGACGAGGTTCGGCTGAGGATCTTCCTGGAGTCGGTCAAGCCCTCCTCGGAGCGCTCCTGGGAGACCGTCGAGGCTCGCCTGAAGGCCGCCGAGGCCGCGACGCCCGACCACCCCGAGGCGATCACGCTGCTCCGGGCCGACCTCCTCACGGCCTGGGGCCGGGGAGACGAAGCGTGGAAGCTCCTGGACGCCGAGGCTCGCCGCGGTCCCGATCGGCTCCCCTACCGCCTGGCGATGGCCGGGCTGGCGCTGCGGGGCGAAGGGCCTGCGCCGGGGCCCGCCTCGGCGCTGGCGATCCTGGACCGGGCGGAGCAGGATCTGGGCGGCGGGGCGGAGGTCCGACGTGCGAGGATCGACGCGGCGACCGCACTTCCCCGCGAGGAGGCCCGAGGCGTCCTGGACGACTGCGCCCGGGAACTCGCCGCGTCCACGGAGGCGGACCGGACGGGCCTGCTCGACCGCCTGGCGTCGGCGTACCATCGGATCGGCGAGTTCGACAAGGCCGACGAGTTGCTGAAGGAGCTGGGCAAGACCCTCCCCGGCGATCTGGGAGTGCTCCGAAAGCGAGCCGACGCGGCGCTGGCGAAGGGCGACCAGGCCCGGTGTCGGGAGGTCGTCGCCCTGATCAAGGAGGTGGAAGGGGAGCCGGGCGCCATCTGGCGATACGTCGAGGCCTCGTCGATCCTGCTCCGCCTCGCGGACGAGCCGGCCGAGACGCGGGCGACCCTCCTCACGGCCGCCGACGCGCTCGCACGGGACGTGTCCGATCGTCGCAAGACTTGGTGGGGAGGGCCGCTGCTCCGGGGGCGCCTCGCCGAGCTTGACGGGCGGCTCGACGACGCGGCCGGCGACTACGCGAAGGCCGTCGAACTCGGGGCCCCCCAGTCCCAGTTGGCGAGCCGGACCGTGCTGCTGCTCGCCGAACTCGGCCGCTTTCAGGAATCGGACCGCGTCGCCCAGATCCTCGCCCGGCGCGACTCGTCGTTCGAGGGGGTCCGGCTCGCCGCGGCGTGGAACGCCCTCCGCACCGGGGATTTCACCCGGGCCGTGGTCTTGACCCGCGAGGTCGTCTCGGAGCAGTCCGTGCAGGTGCTGGACCTGCTCTTCCTCGCTCGAGTCCTTGACGCCTCGGGCCGCCAGGGGGAGGCCGAGAAGCCGCTCGCCCGCGCGCTGGAGCTGGCGCCGTCGGAAGGGATGATCTGGCTCGCCTGGGTCCGGCACCTGGTCGACTCGGGCCGGGGGGCCGAGGTTCCGTCTCTGCTGGCGCGGGCGGCGAAGGTCATCGATCCGAAGTCCGCCCCGCTCGCCCTGGCGATCGCCCAGTCGGTGGCCGGGGACGACGCCGAGGCGGCTTCGCTCTTCCGCAAGGCGCTGGAGGCGAACCCCGATCACGTCGGGACGATCCGGTCGGCGGCCGAGTTCCACGTCAAGGTCTTCGACCTGGACGCCGCCCGGCCCCTCGTCGACCGTCTGCTCGACCCCCGGACCGCCGCCGGGCCGGAGACCGTCGCCTGGGCGCGGCGGGCGTCGGCCCTGTTCGCGATCGCCCCCGGCGATCCTCGGCGGATCGACGAGGCGCTCGCCCTGATCGACCTGAACCTCAAGGCGAACCCTCTCGCCGTCGAGGACCAGCGAGCCCGGGCCGTGCTGCTGACCATGCACCCCGATCGCCGCGACGAAGGGGTCCGCGAACTGGATGCCCTGCACGAGAAACACCGACTCAGCCGCGAGGACCGGTTCCTGCTGGCGAAGCTCCACGACCGGCGCGGCGATCGCGATCGCTGGCGGTCGCTGATGGCGGAGTTGATGGCCGAGCCCGGCCCCGAGGACGGCCACATCGCCGCCTTCGCCCGCCGCTCCATCGAACTGGGCGATCCGGCGGCCGCCGCGACGGTCCTGGCGAAGGCGCGCCCCCGGACGCCCGCCGACGAGCTGACTCTCTTGGAGGCCCGCTGCCTGCTGCTCCGGGCCGAGAAGCGTGAGGACGAGATCCCCGCGCTGGTCGAGGCCCAGGTCCGGAACCGCCCGGACCAGGCCGGCGCCCTGGCCTTCCTGCTGGAGTCCATCGGCCGCGTCCCGGACGCCGAGCGCGCGTTCCGGGCCTTCGCGGCCAGGGCGCCTGAAGACTCGGCTCGTCGGCTCGTCCTGGCCCGGTTCCTGGCCCAACACGACCGGATCGACGAGGCCGTCACGCTCTGCGAAGGGGCCGTCGCCGCTGGCCCGCACGTGCTGGCCCCCGCCGTCATGAACGTCCTCGGGGCCTCGAAGGCCCCGACGCCCGAGCAACGGGCGCGGCTGGCCGCCCTGGTCGAACAGGCCGCCGCCGCCTCCCCCGACGACCCCGAGGTCCTCCTCCAGTTCGCGTCGCTCAGATCCTCGCAAGGCCGCCGGGACGAGGCGGAGAAGATCTACGGCCGCATCCTGGCGACCTTCCCCGACGACGCCGGAGCGCTGAACGACCTGGCGTGGCTGCTCGGGTCGCAGGCCCGGGACCTGGACGAGGCGCTGCGGCTGGTCGACCGCGCCCTGACCGTCGTCGGGCCCGACGCTTCGCTCCTCGACACCCGGGCGATGATCCGGCTCGGCCGCAAGGAGCCCGCCGCCGCGGTCCAGGACCTGGACCAGGCGATCGCGCTGGTCCCACGGATGACCGGACTTCACATCCGACGCGCCGAGGCCCTGCTCATGTCCGAGCAGCCCGACGAGGCCCGCCAGGCACTTGAGGAGGTCGAGCGGCTCGGCGTCGCGATCGATTCACTTCCTCCCCCGGAGCGGGAGGAGTACGAGAAACTCGCCCGCAGGTTGAAATGA